A portion of the Rubritalea squalenifaciens DSM 18772 genome contains these proteins:
- a CDS encoding class I SAM-dependent methyltransferase: protein MSFGRVSRVYAFCERLVFASRLQEARESCLNELEQCLDHTGARLLVVGGGDGRFLKALFERGLEPVIDYVEISQRMIGQARREVEGYEAAERVHWCCQSFESWDDEGYDAVIAQFFIDGFEGADLENVLRKLVKAQGDEGVLLITDFDPQSSWWASLLVKLMQGFFWLTCGVPGRAFIRPDSWLESVGMVRQSEILGMGGLIFTTKWKKR from the coding sequence ATGAGTTTCGGAAGAGTCTCGCGCGTCTATGCATTTTGTGAGCGTCTGGTGTTCGCAAGTAGGCTTCAGGAGGCGCGAGAATCCTGTTTGAATGAACTGGAGCAATGTCTTGATCATACCGGTGCGCGGCTGCTGGTCGTGGGAGGGGGTGACGGACGGTTTTTAAAGGCTTTGTTTGAGCGGGGGCTTGAGCCTGTCATAGATTATGTGGAGATCAGCCAGCGGATGATTGGTCAGGCCAGACGAGAGGTGGAGGGGTATGAGGCTGCTGAGCGTGTTCACTGGTGTTGCCAGTCTTTCGAGAGTTGGGATGATGAGGGTTATGATGCGGTGATCGCCCAGTTCTTTATTGATGGGTTTGAGGGAGCTGACTTGGAAAATGTATTGCGTAAATTGGTAAAAGCACAGGGGGATGAGGGTGTTTTGCTGATCACCGATTTTGATCCTCAATCGTCTTGGTGGGCCTCTCTTTTAGTGAAGCTGATGCAGGGCTTCTTTTGGCTCACTTGTGGTGTGCCTGGACGGGCGTTTATCCGTCCTGATTCATGGCTTGAAAGTGTAGGGATGGTGCGCCAATCTGAAATTCTAGGAATGGGCGGACTTATTTTTACGACAAAATGGAAGAAACGGTAA